Part of the Flavobacterium sp. MDT1-60 genome, TTTCAGAAGATCAGATTGTGGTTGGTGATAAAACGTATGCCATAACAAAAGAGGATAAAGAGGCAAAAAGCAGCAAAATTTTACCTTCAAAAAAAACATGGCAAGAAGTCGTTGTGCAACAAAATCAACAAATTCAAAAGAAAGATTTACTGGCAGAAGGAGTAACCCAAATTCATTTTGAAGCCAATATGTGGATCTACCTGGCATTGGTTATTTTAATTGGAGCCGCCTGGGGAATTGGTGCTGCTGCGGTTTACAAACATATTCCGGACTATTTTCCAAATGAAGTGGGAGTAATTGGGGGAATGGTTGGTATGCTGGGCGGTTTAGGAGGTTTTTTTGGGCCGATTATTTTTGGATATTTATTAAGTTTTACCGGTTTTTGGACGAGTTCCTGGATGTTTATTTTAATCATTTCGTTAATATGTCTTATTTGGATGCATCGTGTTGTGGTTAATTTAATGAAGGAGAAGTCTCCGGAATTTGCAAAAGACATGGATAGAAAAAGTTAAACGGATTTTGTATCATCAATATTTTATAAAAGCTTGTCTTATAATTAGTATGAGACAAGCTTTTTTATTAATTCATTTTCGGATAGGAGACAAAAAAGTCTTTTATATGATATATGTCATTTTCTTCCAAAATAGAAGGCTATAATTTTGCTTCAAATGAGAACAAACTGTCTCATTAGTTAAGTATATTTTAAAAGCCTATTATGAGTGGTTTATCTCAATCTCACCGAATTTTATTTTTAAACACACTTGCCTTTACAGTATGTTTTGCCTGTTGGACATTAAATGGTGTCCTTGTGACTTATTTGGTCGATAAAGGTATTTTTAACTGGACAGTTGTAGAAACGGGCTGGCTGTTGGGAATTCCCATTTTATCCGGTTCTATATTCCGTCTTCCAATTGGTATTTTAACAGATAAATACGGCGGTAAAATTGTTTTTACATTTTTACTATTGTTATGTTCCATACCCCTTTTTCTGCTTCCATTGGCCAATTCATTTTGGAGTTTTGCTGTTTTAAGTTTCTTTTTTGGATTAGTAGGAACCAGCTTTGCTGTCGGAATAGGTTATACCTCTGTATGGTATCCAAAAAATTGGCAGGGAAGGGCTTTAGGCATCTTCGGAATGGGGAATGCAGGTGCGGCGATTACCACTTTTATCGCACCTACTTTATTAAATAATCTCTCAGAAAAAGATCCAATAAATGGTTGGAAAACTTTGCCTGTTATTTATGGCGGGGCTTTAGTTATTATAGGGTTGCTTTTTATTGTTGCAGCTAAAAACAAAACCAATCAGGTGCCTTCCAAATCAATGACCGATTTATTGTCTCCACTTAAAAATATGCGCGTTTGGCGTTTTGGAGCTTATTATTTTTTAGTCTTCGGTTTCTTCGTAGCCTATTCACAATGGCTCTTACCCAATTTTATGAATGTCTATCATACCTCTTTAGTGATGGGCGGAATGTTTGCAACCTTGTTTAGTTTGCCATCTGGCGTAATCAGGGCTTTTGGAGGTTATTTATCAGATAAATTCGGAGCCAGAAAAGTAATGTATTGGGTTTTAGGCTCTTCAATAGTAATCAGTTTTTTATTGATGTTTCCAAAAATGGAAGTGTTTACGACCGGCCCGGGAGTCATGGCTTCTTCAAATGGAATTGTTACCGAAGTTTCTGCTAATGAAATAATGGTAAACGGAAAAGCACATAAAGTTTCAGAAAAACAAATCAGCAACAAAAATGAGACCTCAATTTTTCCGGTAAAAAATTCATGGCAGGAAATAGTGGTAAAACAAAATC contains:
- a CDS encoding nitrate/nitrite transporter, with translation MSGLSQSHRILFLNTLAFTVCFACWTLNGVLVTYLVDKGIFNWTVVETGWLLGIPILSGSIFRLPIGILTDKYGGKIVFTFLLLLCSIPLFLLPLANSFWSFAVLSFFFGLVGTSFAVGIGYTSVWYPKNWQGRALGIFGMGNAGAAITTFIAPTLLNNLSEKDPINGWKTLPVIYGGALVIIGLLFIVAAKNKTNQVPSKSMTDLLSPLKNMRVWRFGAYYFLVFGFFVAYSQWLLPNFMNVYHTSLVMGGMFATLFSLPSGVIRAFGGYLSDKFGARKVMYWVLGSSIVISFLLMFPKMEVFTTGPGVMASSNGIVTEVSANEIMVNGKAHKVSEKQISNKNETSIFPVKNSWQEIVVKQNQEVKKKELLAQGITQIKFSANLWVYVVLVTLIGISWGIGKAAVYKHIPEYFPNEVGVVGGMVGLIGGLGGFFGPIIFGYLLNATGLWTSSWIFIFAVSVLCLLWMHRTIIKTMRIKSPDFIRDIEAK